One genomic region from Gossypium hirsutum isolate 1008001.06 chromosome D13, Gossypium_hirsutum_v2.1, whole genome shotgun sequence encodes:
- the LOC107919089 gene encoding BTB/POZ domain-containing protein At1g04390 isoform X4: protein MGSSKRRAADNSRGGSSTDHLHTLHQRLKHALSLGTTRVSDDKERKWKCTDLEIQKHVVRSLAAFLDSSSGHASTYRLLKDSLADIVEALVWILHCKSEAIVGMAVNVVVKLVSSNSSMMQLYLTDLINPLSSLLCSNNLEVATSCATALNMVLSNLSVKREKQVWEIVKEAKTLIQIIRIIREFPGGTQPIENFQEMVSLLYTILWRWPPSRYFVWKDTILIKVLEDSRIKSHLSTKVAVLKLYSALALCNKVAKELLGNGETILTMMVSCMDVSEPLAVRIEGFRLAQHLVADEQRCIKMTSLCSGPLIKAIIGGMRVWRLGSGKGVNDLVSLLDEACRLALITRWPGEHHNHFWEQGIDKVLLDLLLENFDKQASEHPLTPQARISIAQQGLDTNFLIALRPYIWEIFGWLAVHCRKDFRPSADRNELYIDMLITCACLSFVEAICKGCQISENDDTSRSESSSRAVLVMMHSSSTYIASKVRLILSGVLEIKGNECLKRLLYLLDYGSSANNFGSANIPKTVVELVCLICYSGLPEYQKNVTRGDGIRTLVTSIRRCLSNEVCTSRRSFALHFYHNVFYERTCCWMTAEEWEGKDALLFYSLWGLAELVQHSSDIDHSHIKSNLIKTVQEVLDNVSAPGPRWLAANILSYFGVYGFPNKHDKGFGRALEDKEHTDLQLLFANGESVSVHKIILSVRCPSLLPPEQFPQSAETTDNFLVKDVPSKCCPMLQKEVRLSARVDQQALLKLLDYVYFGYVEAGEDLARKLKTLAKSCNMQPLFLMLCRKIPKWGTPIPSSDFTDALGPLGFQFGYNLGS from the exons ATGGGATCATCAAAACGGAGAGCTGCAGATAACAGTAGAGGAGGCAGCAGCACTGACCATTTACATACCCTTCATCAACGTCTCAAACATGCTTTAAGTCTTGGTACCACCAG AGTGAGTGATGATAAAGAAAGGAAATGGAAGTGTACGGATTTAGAAATTCAAAAGCATGTGGTTCGTTCCCTTGCTGCTTTTCTTGATTCTTCTTCGGGGCATGCTTCGACCTATCGGCTTCTcaag GATTCTCTAGCTGATATTGTTGAGGCATTGGTGTGGATTCTGCATTGTAAAAGTGAAGCCATAGTAGGCATGGCAGTAAATGTGGTGGTGAAGTTGGTCAGCAGTAACAGTTCAATGATGCAATTGTACTTGACAGATCTCATCAACCCTTTGTCATCATTATTATGTTCCAACAACTTAGAAGTTGCTACTTCCTGTGCAACTGCTTTGAACATGGTCCTCTCCAATCTAAGTGTTAAGAGGGAGAAACAAGTTTGGGAGATAGTCAAAGAAGCAAAGACTCTCATTcaaattattaggattattcggGAATTTCCTGGTGGCACCCAGCCAATTGAGAATTTTCAAGAGATGGTTTCACTATTGTATACAATATTGTGGCGGTGGCCTCCATCTCGTTATTTTGTGTGGAAGGATACTATTTTGATCAAAGTTTTAGAAGATTCTCGCATTAAATCTCATCTATCTACAAAAGTTGCGGTGTTGAAATTATATTCTGCTTTAG CTTTATGCAATAAAGTAGCCAAGGAGCTTCTGGGAAATGGAGAAACAATTCTAACAATGATGGTTTCTTGCATGGATGTCTCAGAGCCTCTGGCAGTCAGAATCGAGGGATTTAGACTTGCCCAACATTTGGTG GCAGATGAACAACGATGCATAAAAATGACAAGCTTATGTTCTGGGCCTCTAATTAAAGCCATTATAGGAGGAATGAGAGTATGGAGGTTGGGCTCTGGAAAGGGTGTAAATGATCTGGTGTCTTTGCTAGATGAGGCCTGTCGGTTGGCTCTCATTACTCGCTGGCCAGGAGAACATCACAATCACTTTTGGGAGCAAGGGATTGACAAAGTTCTTCTTGATCTACttcttgaaaattttgacaaacaAGCATCGGAGCACCCTTTGACTCCTCAGGCACGAATCTCTATTGCTCAGCAAGGCCTTGATACTAATTTTCTTATTGCACTAAGGCCATACATCTGGGAGATTTTTGGATGGCTTGCAGTGCACTGTAGAAAAGATTTTAGACCAAGCGCGGATCGAAATGAGCTCTATATTGACATGCTTATCACATGTGCATG CTTGTCTTTTGTAGAAGCAATTTGCAAAGGATGCCAAATTTCTGAAAATGATGATACCTCTAGAAGTGAATCATCATCAAGAGCAGTTTTAGTTATGATGCATTCTAGCAGCACATATATTGCATCAAAAGTAAGGCTCATCCTTTCTGGTGTTCTAGAGATAAAGGGAAATGAGTGTCTGAAACGCTTGCTGTATTTACTAGATTATGGATCATCTGCAAACAACTTTGGCTCAGCAAACATTCCTAAAACTGTTGTTGAACTGGTttgtttgatttgttattctGGATTGCCAGAATATCAAAAAAATGTTACTAGAGGCGATGGAATAAGGACACTAGTGACTTCCATAAGACGTTGCTTGAGCAATGAAGTTTGTACTAGCAGGAGAAGCTTTGCCCTTCATTTTTATCATAATGTGTTTTATGAGAGGACATGTTGCTGGATGACTGCTGAAGAGTGGGAAGGAAAAGATGCTCTTTTATTTTACAGTTTGTGGGGACTAGCCGAGTTGGTACAGCATTCCTCTGATATAGATCATAgtcatatcaaatctaatttAATAAAGACAGTACAAGAAGTCTTAGATAATGTATCTGCTCCTGGACCAAGATGGTTGGCTGCTAATATTCTTAGTTATTTTGGAGTTTATGGTTTTCCCAATAAACATGACAAAGGCTTTGGGAGAGCACTTGAAGACAAGGAGCATACTGATCTGCAGCTCCTTTTTGCTAATGGCGAGTCTGTGAGTGTTCACAAAATTATTCTTTCAGTCCGGTGTCCATCATTGCTACCTCCTGAGCAATTTCCTCAGAGTGCAGAAACAACTGATAATTTTTTAGTGAAAGATGTTCCAAGTAAGTGCTGCCCAATGTTGCAAAAAGAAGTTCGTTTGTCTGCTCGGGTTGATCAGCAGGCACTACTAAAGTTGTTGGACTATGTTTACTTTGGTTATGTTGAAGCTGGAGAAGACCTTGCCAGGAAGTTGAAAACTCTAGCTAAGTCTTGTAACATGCAACCTCTATTTCTAATGCTTTGCAGAAAGATACCTAAGTGGGGTACTCCAATTCCAAGCTCTGATTTCACTGATGCTCTTGGCCCTTTGGGGTTCCAGTTC GGATATAATCTTGGAAGCTGA
- the LOC107919089 gene encoding BTB/POZ domain-containing protein At1g04390 isoform X1, whose translation MGSSKRRAADNSRGGSSTDHLHTLHQRLKHALSLGTTRVSDDKERKWKCTDLEIQKHVVRSLAAFLDSSSGHASTYRLLKDSLADIVEALVWILHCKSEAIVGMAVNVVVKLVSSNSSMMQLYLTDLINPLSSLLCSNNLEVATSCATALNMVLSNLSVKREKQVWEIVKEAKTLIQIIRIIREFPGGTQPIENFQEMVSLLYTILWRWPPSRYFVWKDTILIKVLEDSRIKSHLSTKVAVLKLYSALALCNKVAKELLGNGETILTMMVSCMDVSEPLAVRIEGFRLAQHLVADEQRCIKMTSLCSGPLIKAIIGGMRVWRLGSGKGVNDLVSLLDEACRLALITRWPGEHHNHFWEQGIDKVLLDLLLENFDKQASEHPLTPQARISIAQQGLDTNFLIALRPYIWEIFGWLAVHCRKDFRPSADRNELYIDMLITCACLSFVEAICKGCQISENDDTSRSESSSRAVLVMMHSSSTYIASKVRLILSGVLEIKGNECLKRLLYLLDYGSSANNFGSANIPKTVVELVCLICYSGLPEYQKNVTRGDGIRTLVTSIRRCLSNEVCTSRRSFALHFYHNVFYERTCCWMTAEEWEGKDALLFYSLWGLAELVQHSSDIDHSHIKSNLIKTVQEVLDNVSAPGPRWLAANILSYFGVYGFPNKHDKGFGRALEDKEHTDLQLLFANGESVSVHKIILSVRCPSLLPPEQFPQSAETTDNFLVKDVPSKCCPMLQKEVRLSARVDQQALLKLLDYVYFGYVEAGEDLARKLKTLAKSCNMQPLFLMLCRKIPKWGTPIPSSDFTDALGPLGFQFADIILEAEETEKMPWACSFCSLLVPHMHAHKFILQSRCKYLQALFLSGMQESHSQSIKVPVSWEALIKLVRLIYSRKLPDPPFGCLWDNMDTKERLYELKPYVEVYWLAEFWILEDVQEACFTTIISCLDSDRQLALEVMKLAAGFSLWKLAEVAADYMAPIYHKLRDSGVLEQLDELLIELVRDASVRLSQGSGGFSG comes from the exons ATGGGATCATCAAAACGGAGAGCTGCAGATAACAGTAGAGGAGGCAGCAGCACTGACCATTTACATACCCTTCATCAACGTCTCAAACATGCTTTAAGTCTTGGTACCACCAG AGTGAGTGATGATAAAGAAAGGAAATGGAAGTGTACGGATTTAGAAATTCAAAAGCATGTGGTTCGTTCCCTTGCTGCTTTTCTTGATTCTTCTTCGGGGCATGCTTCGACCTATCGGCTTCTcaag GATTCTCTAGCTGATATTGTTGAGGCATTGGTGTGGATTCTGCATTGTAAAAGTGAAGCCATAGTAGGCATGGCAGTAAATGTGGTGGTGAAGTTGGTCAGCAGTAACAGTTCAATGATGCAATTGTACTTGACAGATCTCATCAACCCTTTGTCATCATTATTATGTTCCAACAACTTAGAAGTTGCTACTTCCTGTGCAACTGCTTTGAACATGGTCCTCTCCAATCTAAGTGTTAAGAGGGAGAAACAAGTTTGGGAGATAGTCAAAGAAGCAAAGACTCTCATTcaaattattaggattattcggGAATTTCCTGGTGGCACCCAGCCAATTGAGAATTTTCAAGAGATGGTTTCACTATTGTATACAATATTGTGGCGGTGGCCTCCATCTCGTTATTTTGTGTGGAAGGATACTATTTTGATCAAAGTTTTAGAAGATTCTCGCATTAAATCTCATCTATCTACAAAAGTTGCGGTGTTGAAATTATATTCTGCTTTAG CTTTATGCAATAAAGTAGCCAAGGAGCTTCTGGGAAATGGAGAAACAATTCTAACAATGATGGTTTCTTGCATGGATGTCTCAGAGCCTCTGGCAGTCAGAATCGAGGGATTTAGACTTGCCCAACATTTGGTG GCAGATGAACAACGATGCATAAAAATGACAAGCTTATGTTCTGGGCCTCTAATTAAAGCCATTATAGGAGGAATGAGAGTATGGAGGTTGGGCTCTGGAAAGGGTGTAAATGATCTGGTGTCTTTGCTAGATGAGGCCTGTCGGTTGGCTCTCATTACTCGCTGGCCAGGAGAACATCACAATCACTTTTGGGAGCAAGGGATTGACAAAGTTCTTCTTGATCTACttcttgaaaattttgacaaacaAGCATCGGAGCACCCTTTGACTCCTCAGGCACGAATCTCTATTGCTCAGCAAGGCCTTGATACTAATTTTCTTATTGCACTAAGGCCATACATCTGGGAGATTTTTGGATGGCTTGCAGTGCACTGTAGAAAAGATTTTAGACCAAGCGCGGATCGAAATGAGCTCTATATTGACATGCTTATCACATGTGCATG CTTGTCTTTTGTAGAAGCAATTTGCAAAGGATGCCAAATTTCTGAAAATGATGATACCTCTAGAAGTGAATCATCATCAAGAGCAGTTTTAGTTATGATGCATTCTAGCAGCACATATATTGCATCAAAAGTAAGGCTCATCCTTTCTGGTGTTCTAGAGATAAAGGGAAATGAGTGTCTGAAACGCTTGCTGTATTTACTAGATTATGGATCATCTGCAAACAACTTTGGCTCAGCAAACATTCCTAAAACTGTTGTTGAACTGGTttgtttgatttgttattctGGATTGCCAGAATATCAAAAAAATGTTACTAGAGGCGATGGAATAAGGACACTAGTGACTTCCATAAGACGTTGCTTGAGCAATGAAGTTTGTACTAGCAGGAGAAGCTTTGCCCTTCATTTTTATCATAATGTGTTTTATGAGAGGACATGTTGCTGGATGACTGCTGAAGAGTGGGAAGGAAAAGATGCTCTTTTATTTTACAGTTTGTGGGGACTAGCCGAGTTGGTACAGCATTCCTCTGATATAGATCATAgtcatatcaaatctaatttAATAAAGACAGTACAAGAAGTCTTAGATAATGTATCTGCTCCTGGACCAAGATGGTTGGCTGCTAATATTCTTAGTTATTTTGGAGTTTATGGTTTTCCCAATAAACATGACAAAGGCTTTGGGAGAGCACTTGAAGACAAGGAGCATACTGATCTGCAGCTCCTTTTTGCTAATGGCGAGTCTGTGAGTGTTCACAAAATTATTCTTTCAGTCCGGTGTCCATCATTGCTACCTCCTGAGCAATTTCCTCAGAGTGCAGAAACAACTGATAATTTTTTAGTGAAAGATGTTCCAAGTAAGTGCTGCCCAATGTTGCAAAAAGAAGTTCGTTTGTCTGCTCGGGTTGATCAGCAGGCACTACTAAAGTTGTTGGACTATGTTTACTTTGGTTATGTTGAAGCTGGAGAAGACCTTGCCAGGAAGTTGAAAACTCTAGCTAAGTCTTGTAACATGCAACCTCTATTTCTAATGCTTTGCAGAAAGATACCTAAGTGGGGTACTCCAATTCCAAGCTCTGATTTCACTGATGCTCTTGGCCCTTTGGGGTTCCAGTTCGC GGATATAATCTTGGAAGCTGAAGAGACAGAAAAAATGCCCTGGGCATGCAGTTTTTGCTCTCTATTGGTGCCGCACATGCATGCTCACAAATTCATCCTGCAGTCAAGGTGTAAATATCTACAAGCCTTGTTTCTATCAGGAATGCAGGAAAG CCATTCGCAAAGCATCAAGGTTCCTGTGAGTTGGGAAGCATTAATCAAGTTAGTTCGATTGATTTATAGTCGCAAGCTGCCAGATCCTCCCTTTGGATGTTTGTGGGACAACATGGACACCAAGGAAAGGCTATACGAGTTGAAACCTTATGTAGAAGTGTACTGGCTGGCTGAGTTTTGGATTTTGGAAGATGTTCAAGAAGCTTGCTTCACAACCATTATATCTTGCTTGGATTCTGATAGACAATTAGCTCTTGAAGTTATGAAACTTGCAGCTGGTTTCTCTCTGTGGAAGTTAGCGGAGGTAGCGGCAGATTATATGGCCCCTATTTATCATAAACTGCGAGACTCCGGTGTTCTTGAACAACTTGATGAACTGTTAATTGAACTGGTTCGTGATGCTTCTGTCAGGCTTTCTCAGGGGAGTGGTGGTTTTTCCGGATGA
- the LOC107919089 gene encoding BTB/POZ domain-containing protein At1g04390 isoform X2: MAVNVVVKLVSSNSSMMQLYLTDLINPLSSLLCSNNLEVATSCATALNMVLSNLSVKREKQVWEIVKEAKTLIQIIRIIREFPGGTQPIENFQEMVSLLYTILWRWPPSRYFVWKDTILIKVLEDSRIKSHLSTKVAVLKLYSALALCNKVAKELLGNGETILTMMVSCMDVSEPLAVRIEGFRLAQHLVADEQRCIKMTSLCSGPLIKAIIGGMRVWRLGSGKGVNDLVSLLDEACRLALITRWPGEHHNHFWEQGIDKVLLDLLLENFDKQASEHPLTPQARISIAQQGLDTNFLIALRPYIWEIFGWLAVHCRKDFRPSADRNELYIDMLITCACLSFVEAICKGCQISENDDTSRSESSSRAVLVMMHSSSTYIASKVRLILSGVLEIKGNECLKRLLYLLDYGSSANNFGSANIPKTVVELVCLICYSGLPEYQKNVTRGDGIRTLVTSIRRCLSNEVCTSRRSFALHFYHNVFYERTCCWMTAEEWEGKDALLFYSLWGLAELVQHSSDIDHSHIKSNLIKTVQEVLDNVSAPGPRWLAANILSYFGVYGFPNKHDKGFGRALEDKEHTDLQLLFANGESVSVHKIILSVRCPSLLPPEQFPQSAETTDNFLVKDVPSKCCPMLQKEVRLSARVDQQALLKLLDYVYFGYVEAGEDLARKLKTLAKSCNMQPLFLMLCRKIPKWGTPIPSSDFTDALGPLGFQFADIILEAEETEKMPWACSFCSLLVPHMHAHKFILQSRCKYLQALFLSGMQESHSQSIKVPVSWEALIKLVRLIYSRKLPDPPFGCLWDNMDTKERLYELKPYVEVYWLAEFWILEDVQEACFTTIISCLDSDRQLALEVMKLAAGFSLWKLAEVAADYMAPIYHKLRDSGVLEQLDELLIELVRDASVRLSQGSGGFSG, from the exons ATGGCAGTAAATGTGGTGGTGAAGTTGGTCAGCAGTAACAGTTCAATGATGCAATTGTACTTGACAGATCTCATCAACCCTTTGTCATCATTATTATGTTCCAACAACTTAGAAGTTGCTACTTCCTGTGCAACTGCTTTGAACATGGTCCTCTCCAATCTAAGTGTTAAGAGGGAGAAACAAGTTTGGGAGATAGTCAAAGAAGCAAAGACTCTCATTcaaattattaggattattcggGAATTTCCTGGTGGCACCCAGCCAATTGAGAATTTTCAAGAGATGGTTTCACTATTGTATACAATATTGTGGCGGTGGCCTCCATCTCGTTATTTTGTGTGGAAGGATACTATTTTGATCAAAGTTTTAGAAGATTCTCGCATTAAATCTCATCTATCTACAAAAGTTGCGGTGTTGAAATTATATTCTGCTTTAG CTTTATGCAATAAAGTAGCCAAGGAGCTTCTGGGAAATGGAGAAACAATTCTAACAATGATGGTTTCTTGCATGGATGTCTCAGAGCCTCTGGCAGTCAGAATCGAGGGATTTAGACTTGCCCAACATTTGGTG GCAGATGAACAACGATGCATAAAAATGACAAGCTTATGTTCTGGGCCTCTAATTAAAGCCATTATAGGAGGAATGAGAGTATGGAGGTTGGGCTCTGGAAAGGGTGTAAATGATCTGGTGTCTTTGCTAGATGAGGCCTGTCGGTTGGCTCTCATTACTCGCTGGCCAGGAGAACATCACAATCACTTTTGGGAGCAAGGGATTGACAAAGTTCTTCTTGATCTACttcttgaaaattttgacaaacaAGCATCGGAGCACCCTTTGACTCCTCAGGCACGAATCTCTATTGCTCAGCAAGGCCTTGATACTAATTTTCTTATTGCACTAAGGCCATACATCTGGGAGATTTTTGGATGGCTTGCAGTGCACTGTAGAAAAGATTTTAGACCAAGCGCGGATCGAAATGAGCTCTATATTGACATGCTTATCACATGTGCATG CTTGTCTTTTGTAGAAGCAATTTGCAAAGGATGCCAAATTTCTGAAAATGATGATACCTCTAGAAGTGAATCATCATCAAGAGCAGTTTTAGTTATGATGCATTCTAGCAGCACATATATTGCATCAAAAGTAAGGCTCATCCTTTCTGGTGTTCTAGAGATAAAGGGAAATGAGTGTCTGAAACGCTTGCTGTATTTACTAGATTATGGATCATCTGCAAACAACTTTGGCTCAGCAAACATTCCTAAAACTGTTGTTGAACTGGTttgtttgatttgttattctGGATTGCCAGAATATCAAAAAAATGTTACTAGAGGCGATGGAATAAGGACACTAGTGACTTCCATAAGACGTTGCTTGAGCAATGAAGTTTGTACTAGCAGGAGAAGCTTTGCCCTTCATTTTTATCATAATGTGTTTTATGAGAGGACATGTTGCTGGATGACTGCTGAAGAGTGGGAAGGAAAAGATGCTCTTTTATTTTACAGTTTGTGGGGACTAGCCGAGTTGGTACAGCATTCCTCTGATATAGATCATAgtcatatcaaatctaatttAATAAAGACAGTACAAGAAGTCTTAGATAATGTATCTGCTCCTGGACCAAGATGGTTGGCTGCTAATATTCTTAGTTATTTTGGAGTTTATGGTTTTCCCAATAAACATGACAAAGGCTTTGGGAGAGCACTTGAAGACAAGGAGCATACTGATCTGCAGCTCCTTTTTGCTAATGGCGAGTCTGTGAGTGTTCACAAAATTATTCTTTCAGTCCGGTGTCCATCATTGCTACCTCCTGAGCAATTTCCTCAGAGTGCAGAAACAACTGATAATTTTTTAGTGAAAGATGTTCCAAGTAAGTGCTGCCCAATGTTGCAAAAAGAAGTTCGTTTGTCTGCTCGGGTTGATCAGCAGGCACTACTAAAGTTGTTGGACTATGTTTACTTTGGTTATGTTGAAGCTGGAGAAGACCTTGCCAGGAAGTTGAAAACTCTAGCTAAGTCTTGTAACATGCAACCTCTATTTCTAATGCTTTGCAGAAAGATACCTAAGTGGGGTACTCCAATTCCAAGCTCTGATTTCACTGATGCTCTTGGCCCTTTGGGGTTCCAGTTCGC GGATATAATCTTGGAAGCTGAAGAGACAGAAAAAATGCCCTGGGCATGCAGTTTTTGCTCTCTATTGGTGCCGCACATGCATGCTCACAAATTCATCCTGCAGTCAAGGTGTAAATATCTACAAGCCTTGTTTCTATCAGGAATGCAGGAAAG CCATTCGCAAAGCATCAAGGTTCCTGTGAGTTGGGAAGCATTAATCAAGTTAGTTCGATTGATTTATAGTCGCAAGCTGCCAGATCCTCCCTTTGGATGTTTGTGGGACAACATGGACACCAAGGAAAGGCTATACGAGTTGAAACCTTATGTAGAAGTGTACTGGCTGGCTGAGTTTTGGATTTTGGAAGATGTTCAAGAAGCTTGCTTCACAACCATTATATCTTGCTTGGATTCTGATAGACAATTAGCTCTTGAAGTTATGAAACTTGCAGCTGGTTTCTCTCTGTGGAAGTTAGCGGAGGTAGCGGCAGATTATATGGCCCCTATTTATCATAAACTGCGAGACTCCGGTGTTCTTGAACAACTTGATGAACTGTTAATTGAACTGGTTCGTGATGCTTCTGTCAGGCTTTCTCAGGGGAGTGGTGGTTTTTCCGGATGA
- the LOC107919089 gene encoding BTB/POZ domain-containing protein At1g04390 isoform X3, with translation MGSSKRRAADNSRGGSSTDHLHTLHQRLKHALSLGTTRVSDDKERKWKCTDLEIQKHVVRSLAAFLDSSSGHASTYRLLKDSLADIVEALVWILHCKSEAIVGMAVNVVVKLVSSNSSMMQLYLTDLINPLSSLLCSNNLEVATSCATALNMVLSNLSVKREKQVWEIVKEAKTLIQIIRIIREFPGGTQPIENFQEMVSLLYTILWRWPPSRYFVWKDTILIKVLEDSRIKSHLSTKVAVLKLYSALALCNKVAKELLGNGETILTMMVSCMDVSEPLAVRIEGFRLAQHLVADEQRCIKMTSLCSGPLIKAIIGGMRVWRLGSGKGVNDLVSLLDEACRLALITRWPGEHHNHFWEQGIDKVLLDLLLENFDKQASEHPLTPQARISIAQQGLDTNFLIALRPYIWEIFGWLAVHCRKDFRPSADRNELYIDMLITCACLSFVEAICKGCQISENDDTSRSESSSRAVLVMMHSSSTYIASKVRLILSGVLEIKGNECLKRLLYLLDYGSSANNFGSANIPKTVVELVCLICYSGLPEYQKNVTRGDGIRTLVTSIRRCLSNEVCTSRRSFALHFYHNVFYERTCCWMTAEEWEGKDALLFYSLWGLAELVQHSSDIDHSHIKSNLIKTVQEVLDNVSAPGPRWLAANILSYFGVYGFPNKHDKGFGRALEDKEHTDLQLLFANGESVSVHKIILSVRCPSLLPPEQFPQSAETTDNFLVKDVPSKCCPMLQKEVRLSARVDQQALLKLLDYVYFGYVEAGEDLARKLKTLAKSCNMQPLFLMLCRKIPKWGTPIPSSDFTDALGPLGFQFADIILEAEETEKMPWACSFCSLLVPHMHAHKFILQSRCKYLQALFLSGMQERR, from the exons ATGGGATCATCAAAACGGAGAGCTGCAGATAACAGTAGAGGAGGCAGCAGCACTGACCATTTACATACCCTTCATCAACGTCTCAAACATGCTTTAAGTCTTGGTACCACCAG AGTGAGTGATGATAAAGAAAGGAAATGGAAGTGTACGGATTTAGAAATTCAAAAGCATGTGGTTCGTTCCCTTGCTGCTTTTCTTGATTCTTCTTCGGGGCATGCTTCGACCTATCGGCTTCTcaag GATTCTCTAGCTGATATTGTTGAGGCATTGGTGTGGATTCTGCATTGTAAAAGTGAAGCCATAGTAGGCATGGCAGTAAATGTGGTGGTGAAGTTGGTCAGCAGTAACAGTTCAATGATGCAATTGTACTTGACAGATCTCATCAACCCTTTGTCATCATTATTATGTTCCAACAACTTAGAAGTTGCTACTTCCTGTGCAACTGCTTTGAACATGGTCCTCTCCAATCTAAGTGTTAAGAGGGAGAAACAAGTTTGGGAGATAGTCAAAGAAGCAAAGACTCTCATTcaaattattaggattattcggGAATTTCCTGGTGGCACCCAGCCAATTGAGAATTTTCAAGAGATGGTTTCACTATTGTATACAATATTGTGGCGGTGGCCTCCATCTCGTTATTTTGTGTGGAAGGATACTATTTTGATCAAAGTTTTAGAAGATTCTCGCATTAAATCTCATCTATCTACAAAAGTTGCGGTGTTGAAATTATATTCTGCTTTAG CTTTATGCAATAAAGTAGCCAAGGAGCTTCTGGGAAATGGAGAAACAATTCTAACAATGATGGTTTCTTGCATGGATGTCTCAGAGCCTCTGGCAGTCAGAATCGAGGGATTTAGACTTGCCCAACATTTGGTG GCAGATGAACAACGATGCATAAAAATGACAAGCTTATGTTCTGGGCCTCTAATTAAAGCCATTATAGGAGGAATGAGAGTATGGAGGTTGGGCTCTGGAAAGGGTGTAAATGATCTGGTGTCTTTGCTAGATGAGGCCTGTCGGTTGGCTCTCATTACTCGCTGGCCAGGAGAACATCACAATCACTTTTGGGAGCAAGGGATTGACAAAGTTCTTCTTGATCTACttcttgaaaattttgacaaacaAGCATCGGAGCACCCTTTGACTCCTCAGGCACGAATCTCTATTGCTCAGCAAGGCCTTGATACTAATTTTCTTATTGCACTAAGGCCATACATCTGGGAGATTTTTGGATGGCTTGCAGTGCACTGTAGAAAAGATTTTAGACCAAGCGCGGATCGAAATGAGCTCTATATTGACATGCTTATCACATGTGCATG CTTGTCTTTTGTAGAAGCAATTTGCAAAGGATGCCAAATTTCTGAAAATGATGATACCTCTAGAAGTGAATCATCATCAAGAGCAGTTTTAGTTATGATGCATTCTAGCAGCACATATATTGCATCAAAAGTAAGGCTCATCCTTTCTGGTGTTCTAGAGATAAAGGGAAATGAGTGTCTGAAACGCTTGCTGTATTTACTAGATTATGGATCATCTGCAAACAACTTTGGCTCAGCAAACATTCCTAAAACTGTTGTTGAACTGGTttgtttgatttgttattctGGATTGCCAGAATATCAAAAAAATGTTACTAGAGGCGATGGAATAAGGACACTAGTGACTTCCATAAGACGTTGCTTGAGCAATGAAGTTTGTACTAGCAGGAGAAGCTTTGCCCTTCATTTTTATCATAATGTGTTTTATGAGAGGACATGTTGCTGGATGACTGCTGAAGAGTGGGAAGGAAAAGATGCTCTTTTATTTTACAGTTTGTGGGGACTAGCCGAGTTGGTACAGCATTCCTCTGATATAGATCATAgtcatatcaaatctaatttAATAAAGACAGTACAAGAAGTCTTAGATAATGTATCTGCTCCTGGACCAAGATGGTTGGCTGCTAATATTCTTAGTTATTTTGGAGTTTATGGTTTTCCCAATAAACATGACAAAGGCTTTGGGAGAGCACTTGAAGACAAGGAGCATACTGATCTGCAGCTCCTTTTTGCTAATGGCGAGTCTGTGAGTGTTCACAAAATTATTCTTTCAGTCCGGTGTCCATCATTGCTACCTCCTGAGCAATTTCCTCAGAGTGCAGAAACAACTGATAATTTTTTAGTGAAAGATGTTCCAAGTAAGTGCTGCCCAATGTTGCAAAAAGAAGTTCGTTTGTCTGCTCGGGTTGATCAGCAGGCACTACTAAAGTTGTTGGACTATGTTTACTTTGGTTATGTTGAAGCTGGAGAAGACCTTGCCAGGAAGTTGAAAACTCTAGCTAAGTCTTGTAACATGCAACCTCTATTTCTAATGCTTTGCAGAAAGATACCTAAGTGGGGTACTCCAATTCCAAGCTCTGATTTCACTGATGCTCTTGGCCCTTTGGGGTTCCAGTTCGC GGATATAATCTTGGAAGCTGAAGAGACAGAAAAAATGCCCTGGGCATGCAGTTTTTGCTCTCTATTGGTGCCGCACATGCATGCTCACAAATTCATCCTGCAGTCAAGGTGTAAATATCTACAAGCCTTGTTTCTATCAGGAATGCAGGAAAG GAGATGA